The Dioscorea cayenensis subsp. rotundata cultivar TDr96_F1 chromosome 19, TDr96_F1_v2_PseudoChromosome.rev07_lg8_w22 25.fasta, whole genome shotgun sequence genome includes a window with the following:
- the LOC120250030 gene encoding multicystatin-like, with translation MAHKQLTKNPKYSITMRSSLLHLLLFIFTIILLHGSTTAKKQPLFGGSHPIKNLTDPHILDIANFAVTQHNKETNSNLNFERVIKGKIGVVEGLEYHLIIEAKDGTNICKYEVVVWEMEWLHFRNLTSFKLLKKKSQDAWKPVENLEKDVHALEMAGFAVMEHNKKDKDVLVLKKVVSGETQVVDGVKYRFVILAVDSAKVCHSYEAVVWEKAWIKFKKLTSFKLLKKLT, from the coding sequence ATGGCTCACAAACAATTAACAAAGAATCCAAAGTACTCCATCACCATGAGAAgttctcttcttcatcttcttctcttcattttcacCATCATTCTTCTCCATGGCAGCACAACTGCCAAGAAACAACCACTCTTTGGTGGCTCACACCCTATCAAAAACTTAACAGACCCTCACATCTTAGACATTGCCAACTTTGCAGTGACACAGCACAACAAAGAGACCAACTCAAACCTCAACTTTGAAAGAGTTATCAAAGGAAAAATTGGAGTTGTTGAAGGTCTTGAGTACCATCTCATCATTGAAGCCAAAGATGGTACAAACATCTGCAAATATGAAGTTGTGGTTTGGGAGATGGAATGGCTGCACTTCAGGAACCTTACTTCATTCAAGCTCTTGAAAAAGAAGTCACAAGATGCATGGAAACCAGTTGAGAACTTGGAGAAGGATGTGCATGCCTTGGAAATGGCTGGGTTTGCAGTGATGGAGCATAACAAGAAGGATAAGGATGTGTTGGTGTTGAAGAAGGTGGTGAGTGGAGAGACTCAAGTGGTTGATGGAGTTAAGTATAGGTTTGTTATATTGGCTGTTGATAGTGCTAAGGTTTGTCATAGTTATGAAGCTGTGGTTTGGGAGAAGGCCTGGATTAAGTTTAAGAAACTCACTTCTTTCAAGCTTCTCAAGAAACTCACttga
- the LOC120249828 gene encoding E3 ubiquitin-protein ligase BIG BROTHER, translated as MNSGRQVEVHYINTGFPYTVTESFMDLFEGLTYAHADVALAEALHDQGSSYWPMMNANSYKYGFFGSGNNSYYNFSHAYEINDYVPRFDGGRRMLDNPAQLDNVDSAQLVLNGSGGSDASASTGTQECVRTNHSASSSQVLWQDNIDPDNMTYEELLDLGEAVGTQSRGLSQEHISLLPVSKYKCGFFSRKKSRGERCVICQMDYRRGDRQMTLPCKHVYHSGCVARWLSINKACPVCFVEVSCDELKRQ; from the exons ATGAATAGTGGCCGACAGGTGGAGGTTCATTACATAAACACTGGGTTTCCTTACACCGTAACTGAGAGTTTTATGGATCTGTTTGAAGGTCTTACATATGCCCACGCGGATGTTGCTCTTGCTGAAGCTTTGCATGATCAG GGAAGTTCATATTGGCCAATGATGAATGCCAACTCTTATAAATATGGATTTTTTGGCTCAGGAAACAATTCTTATTACAATTTTAGTCATGCATATGAGATAAATGATTATGTTCCAAGATTTGATGGAGGAAGAAGGATGCTGGACAACCCTGCACAATTGGACAATGTAGACTCAGCACAACTAGTTCTGAATGGAAGTGGAGGATCCGATGCCAGTGCAAGTACTGGAACACAAGAAT GTGTTCGTACCAACCACTCGGCAAGCAGCTCTCAG GTTCTTTGGCAAGACAACATTGACCCTGACAACATGACATATGAG GAGTTGCTGGATTTGGGTGAGGCTGTTGGAACTCAAAGCCGAGGTCTTTCTCAAGAACACATTTCTTTACTTCCAGTCTCTAAGTATAAATGTGGCTTCTTCTCAAGAAAGAAATCACGGGGGGAGAG ATGCGTAATCTGCCAAATGGATTACAGAAGAGGGGATCGACAAATGACCTTGCCTTGCAAGCATGTCTACCACTCCGGTTGTGTAGCGAGATGGCTCAGCATAAACAAG GCTTGCCCCGTTTGCTTTGTGGAGGTTTCTTGTGATGAACTGAAGCGCCAATGA
- the LOC120249827 gene encoding 1-acyl-sn-glycerol-3-phosphate acyltransferase PLS1-like gives MAFPVALVIIPFGTLFLLSGLIVNIIQAIFFITIRPFSRNMYRRINRVMVELLWLQLVWLFDWWAAIEVQVYADAETLESMGKEHLLVIPNHRSDVDWLVGWILAERTGYLGSTVAIMKKSSKYLPVIGWSMWFSEYLFLERSWAKDEVTLKSGLQNLKDSPRPFMLALFVEGTRFTEAKLSAAQEFAASRGLPIPKNTLVPRTKGFVSSVNIMRSFVPAIYDVTVAIPRDQPSPTMVRILKGQSSVIHLHLKRHSMNELPDSDDGIAEWCKNIFISKDALLEKHRNCGTFGDKEFKSIGRPKKSLLVIIFWACLVGFAMYEFIRWTALFSTWTGIAFTMVSLLLITITMQIFILFSQSERSTPAKSQACQAEERLEDQLTKSLI, from the exons ATGGCTTTTCCTGTGGCGCTGGTCATCATCCCATTCGGCACGCTCTTCCTGTTGTCTGGGTTGATTGTGAACATCATTCAG gctatttttttcatcactatACGTCCATTCTCAAGAAACATGTATAGAAGGATCAATAGAGTGATGGTTGAGTTGCTGTGGCTCCAGCTTGTTTGGCTCTTCGATTGGTGGGCAGCTATTGAG GTTCAAGTCTATGCAGATGCAGAAACTTTAGAGTCGATGG GCAAAGAGCATCTACTAGTCATTCCTAATCATCGAAGTGATGTTGACTGGCTTGTTGGGTGGATTTTAGCAGAG CGCACAGGTTATCTTGGTAGCACAGTAGCTATAATGaagaaatcatccaaataccTTCCA GTCATTGGTTGGTCAATGTGGTTTAGTGAATATCTCTTTCTGGAGAGAAGTTGGGCCAAGGATGAAGTTACACTGAAG TCAGGGTTGCAAAATTTAAAGGACTCCCCCCGGCCATTTATGCTGGCTCTCTTTGTTGAGGGAACTCGATTTACAGAAGCAAAGCTTTCGGCAGCTCAAGAATTTGCAGCTTCTCGGGGACTACCAATACCTAAAAATACTTTGGTTCCTCGTACCAAg GGATTTGTTTCCTCTGTGAATATCATGCGCTCGTTTGTTCCAGCTATTTATGATGTTACAGTAGCCATTCCAAGAGATCAACCTTCACCAACAATGGTCAGAATTTTGAAGGGGCAATCATCAGTG ATTCATCTGCACCTGAAAAGGCATTCAATGAATGAACTACCTGATTCAGATGACGGCATTGCAGAGTGGTGCAAAAACATCTTCATATCCAAG GATGCTCTACTGGAGAAGCATCGAAACTGCGGAACATTTGGCGACAAAGAGTTCAAATCAATTGGTCGGCCAAAGAAATCTTTGCTG GTGATAATATTCTGGGCATGCCTGGTAGGATTTGCAATGTATGAATTCATCAGATGGACTGCCCTGTTCTCAACATGGACCGGAATTGCCTTCACAATGGTTAGTCTATTGTTGATCACAATCACCATGCAGATCTTCATTCTCTTTTCTCAGTCTGAGCGCTCAACTCCGGCCAAAAGTCAGGCATGCCAAGCTGAAGAAAGACTAGAAGACCAGCTAACAAAGAGTCTGATTTAG
- the LOC120250032 gene encoding polyadenylate-binding protein RBP47B' — MDPSQQQHQWPQAWAAAAPTTTAAPSYHQPTSIEDIRTLWIGDLQYWVEDNYLYNCFAHSAEVLSVKIIRNKFTGQPEGYGFVEFASHAAAERILQTFNGTLMPGTDQKFRLNWASFGIGERRADAGPDHSIFVGDLAPDVTDYMLQELFRSQYPSVRGAKVVTDPSTGRSKGYGFVKFADEMERNRAMSEMNGVYCSTRPMRISAATPKKTIGIQPQYVAPTAVYPTVTYTTPQLPPVPPDTDVTNTTIFVGGLDPNITEEELKQIFAQFGELIYAKIPQAKGCGFVQFATRSSAEEAIQRLHGSMIGQQIVRLSWGRTPTSKQDPTGAWVQQADPNQWTSGYYGYGYDAYSYGVAQDPSVYAYGAYGGYGYPQQMEAAPEMTSAAGLYPTMEHREEPYDPLAIPDVDKLNASYLAVHGNAMLGRTLWLKTSGLSQSS; from the exons ATGGATCCCTCTCAGCAGCAACATCAATGGCCGCAAGCCTGGGCGGCGGCCGCTCCGACGACCACCGCTGCCCCATCGTACCACCAGCCGACCTCCATCGAGGACATCAGGACCCTGTGGATCGgtgaccttcagtattgggtcGAGGATAACTACCTCTACAATTGCTTCGCCCACTCCGCCGAG gTGTTATCAGTGAAGATCATCCGCAATAAGTTTACTGGGCAGCCTGAAGGTTATGGGTTTGTGGAATTTGCTTCCCATGCAGCTGCGGAGAGAATTTTGCAGACGTTCAATGGAACGCTCATGCCTGGAACTGATCAGAAGTTCAGGTTGAATTGGGCTTCCTTTGGCATTGGTGAAAGACGTGCTGATGCTGGGCCAGATCATTCCATTTTTGTTGGGGACTTGGCACCGGATGTTACAGATTATATGCTTCAAGAGCTCTTTAGATCCCAGTATCCGTCTGTCAGAGGGGCTAAGGTTGTAACTGATCCTAGTACTGGACGCTCAAAGGGATATGGGTTTGTCAAGTTTGCTGATGAGATGGAAAGAAATCGTGCAATGTCTGAAATGAATGGGGTCTATTGCTCAACAAGGCCTATGCGCATCAGTGCAGCCACACCCAAGAAAACCATAGGAATTCAACCACAGTATGTTGCTCCCACTG CTGTATATCCCACAGTGACTTATACTACACCGCAATTGCCACCAGTTCCTCCAGACACTGATGTTACTAATACAACA ATATTTGTTGGTGGTTTGGACCCAAATATAACAGAGGAAGAATTGAAGCAGATCTTTGCACAATTTGGTGAACTCATCTATGCTAAGATACCACAAGCAAAAGGATGTGGTTTTGTGCAGTTTGCGACCAG GTCATCTGCGGAAGAAGCAATACAGAGACTGCATGGATCCATGATTGGTCAGCAGATTGTAAGGCTTTCATGGGGTAGAACTCCCACTAGTAAGCAG GATCCAACTGGTGCTTGGGTCCAGCAAGCGGATCCCAATCAGTGGACAAGTGGTTATTATGGTTATGGATATGATGCATATTCATATGGGGTTGCTCAAGATCCATCTGTATATGCATATGGTGCTTACGGAGGATATGGATATCCTCAACAG ATGGAGGCTGCCCCTGAAATGACATCTGCTGCCGGGTTGTATCCAACTATGGAGCACAGAGAGGAACCCTACGATCCATTGGCAATTCCGGATGTTGACAA GCTGAATGCATCGTATCTTGCTGTTCATGGAAATGCTATGCTAGGGAGAACTTTATGGTTGAAAACTTCAGGGCTCTCTCAGTCTTCGTAA
- the LOC120283861 gene encoding uncharacterized protein LOC120283861 isoform X1: MEPAKIDWKRIESKFVHDELYERINAPKWADLSTPNQPVVDDETWFCRPDCRHPKTAEDFRRMSPSPKMKHFPLGERNGNQRDGNLKRRGGIAALLSSSSFREAPKAKLTSMNLCEDLENQDPNLCNKNATTTPPASCSKAMPKILKEGIKSSSEKNKEEVGQECGHKKLAPKLRSTLSARNLFAGKDILGQISEFCQEIKKLIVMKEGSSAAQEEVKKEELEVVEKKVSDKEVPKSLNMNSNMDGKRKGGLMKKGDMMLKVEKVEEKCKKNGDENSPLLKKEAVRSCPPTPQRFPSPATRRLKSTKAAAAAAATSSPLKSTTPQRGILRELVQSSVEKKPLRAMDENSASVSDENEGKSLDVFWFLKPCNYLSK; this comes from the exons ATGGAGCCGGCGAAGATCGACTGGAAGCGCATTGAGTCAAAGTTCGTCCATGATGAGCTCTACGAGCGCATCAATGCACCGAAATGGGCGGATCTATCCACCCCTAATCAGCCCGTAGTGGATGACGAGACTTGGTTCTGCCGCCCGGATTGCCGGCACCCCAAGACCGCCGAGGACTTCCGTCGAATGTCTCCCAGTCCCAAG ATGAAGCACTTCCCGCTCGGCGAGAGGAATGGTAATCAAAG AGATGGCAATCTCAAGAGAAGAGGAGGGATTGCTGCATTGCTCTCCTCTTCATCCTTCAGAGAAGCACCAAAGGCAAAGCTCACTTCCATGAATCTATGTGAGGATCTTGAGAACCAGGACCCCAATTTATGTAACAAGAATGCCACTACTACTCCACCTGCAAGCTGTTCGAAGGCGATGCCGAAGATTCTCAAGGAGGGCATCAAGTCTAGCTCAGAGAAGAACAAGGAAGAGGTGGGGCAGGAATGTGGGCACAAGAAGCTGGCGCCGAAGCTGAGGAGCACACTCTCGGCGAGGAATTTGTTTGCTGGCAAGGATATATTGGGACAGATATCAGAGTTCTGTCAGGAGATCAAGAAGTTGATTGTCATGAAGGAGGGGTCTTCTGCTGCCCAGGAAGAGGTCAAAAAGGAAGAACTAGAAGTGGTGGAGAAGAAGGTTTCGGATAAAGAAGTTCCAAAGAGTTTGAATATGAATTCCAA CATGGATGGCAAGAGAAAGGGTGGGCTTATGAAGAAAGGTGATATGATGCTGAAAGTTGAGAAAGTGGAGGAGAAATGCAAGAAGAATGGTGATGAGAATTCACCATTACTGAAAAAAGAAGCAGTGAGATCATGCCCGCCTACACCGCAGCGATTTCCTTCTCCTGCAACTAGGCGCCTCAAGAGCACCaaagctgctgctgctgctgctgctactagTTCCCCTCTTAAATCTACAACACCG CAGAGGGGAATTCTTAGAGAGCTGGTGCAGAGCAGTGTAGAGAAGAAGCCATTAAGAGCAATGGATGAGAACAGTGCTTCTGTTTCTGATGAAAATGAGGGGAAATCTCTGGATGTGTTCTGGTTCCTGAAGCCTTGCAATTACTTATCTAAGTGA
- the LOC120283861 gene encoding uncharacterized protein LOC120283861 isoform X2 — protein sequence MEPAKIDWKRIESKFVHDELYERINAPKWADLSTPNQPVVDDETWFCRPDCRHPKTAEDFRRMSPSPKMKHFPLGERNGNQRDGNLKRRGGIAALLSSSSFREAPKAKLTSMNLCEDLENQDPNLCNKNATTTPPASCSKAMPKILKEGIKSSSEKNKEEVGQECGHKKLAPKLRSTLSARNLFAGKDILGQISEFCQEIKKLIVMKEGSSAAQEEVKKEELEVVEKKVSDKEVPKSLNMNSNMDGKRKGGLMKKGDMMLKVEKVEEKCKKNGDENSPLLKKEAVRSCPPTPQRFPSPATRRLKSTKAAAAAAATSSPLKSTTPRGILRELVQSSVEKKPLRAMDENSASVSDENEGKSLDVFWFLKPCNYLSK from the exons ATGGAGCCGGCGAAGATCGACTGGAAGCGCATTGAGTCAAAGTTCGTCCATGATGAGCTCTACGAGCGCATCAATGCACCGAAATGGGCGGATCTATCCACCCCTAATCAGCCCGTAGTGGATGACGAGACTTGGTTCTGCCGCCCGGATTGCCGGCACCCCAAGACCGCCGAGGACTTCCGTCGAATGTCTCCCAGTCCCAAG ATGAAGCACTTCCCGCTCGGCGAGAGGAATGGTAATCAAAG AGATGGCAATCTCAAGAGAAGAGGAGGGATTGCTGCATTGCTCTCCTCTTCATCCTTCAGAGAAGCACCAAAGGCAAAGCTCACTTCCATGAATCTATGTGAGGATCTTGAGAACCAGGACCCCAATTTATGTAACAAGAATGCCACTACTACTCCACCTGCAAGCTGTTCGAAGGCGATGCCGAAGATTCTCAAGGAGGGCATCAAGTCTAGCTCAGAGAAGAACAAGGAAGAGGTGGGGCAGGAATGTGGGCACAAGAAGCTGGCGCCGAAGCTGAGGAGCACACTCTCGGCGAGGAATTTGTTTGCTGGCAAGGATATATTGGGACAGATATCAGAGTTCTGTCAGGAGATCAAGAAGTTGATTGTCATGAAGGAGGGGTCTTCTGCTGCCCAGGAAGAGGTCAAAAAGGAAGAACTAGAAGTGGTGGAGAAGAAGGTTTCGGATAAAGAAGTTCCAAAGAGTTTGAATATGAATTCCAA CATGGATGGCAAGAGAAAGGGTGGGCTTATGAAGAAAGGTGATATGATGCTGAAAGTTGAGAAAGTGGAGGAGAAATGCAAGAAGAATGGTGATGAGAATTCACCATTACTGAAAAAAGAAGCAGTGAGATCATGCCCGCCTACACCGCAGCGATTTCCTTCTCCTGCAACTAGGCGCCTCAAGAGCACCaaagctgctgctgctgctgctgctactagTTCCCCTCTTAAATCTACAACACCG AGGGGAATTCTTAGAGAGCTGGTGCAGAGCAGTGTAGAGAAGAAGCCATTAAGAGCAATGGATGAGAACAGTGCTTCTGTTTCTGATGAAAATGAGGGGAAATCTCTGGATGTGTTCTGGTTCCTGAAGCCTTGCAATTACTTATCTAAGTGA
- the LOC120250654 gene encoding uncharacterized protein LOC120250654 encodes MLGGLCRRMIFIQSWKCSWSSVAAIGSLIVLLSLVHMFMGPLFPSSFDYIGARQAQISCSENNATIHDGTEKFNASSGPEIDFNVQFPADSHGAVAHRGAPWKAGVGRWFSGCGSVSEEIDIVEIINGKGCKDNCNGQGVCNREFGQCRCFHGYSGEGCSEIVHFDCNYPAIPDLPYGPWIVSICPAYCDKTRAMCFCGQGTKYPNRPLAEGCGFKTMLPTEPGGPMVTDWGKIDEDVFTTNSSKPGWCNVDPKEAYSSKTKFKEECHCKYDGLWGQFCEIPTISSCVSQCSENGHCRGGSCECESGWYGIDCSIPSAIAPMQEWPAWLRPSTVELPDRVHLTSNSMSVKAVVKKKRPLIYVYELPPEFNSHLLEGRHFKFECVNRIYNEVNRTLWTEQLYGSQMALYESILASPHRTMNGDEADFFFVPALDSCLITRAYDAPHLSKREHMGMRSLLTLDYYKKAYEHIMYRYPYWNESSGRDHIWFFSWDEGACYAPKEIWNSMMLVHWGNTNSKHNHSTTAYWADNWDSIPPHKRGNHSCFDPEKDLVLPAWKRPEPGAVWLKLWARPREERTTLFYFNGNLGPAYENGRPEDTYSMGIRQKLAEEFGSTPNNQGKLGRQHTSNVTVTPLRSSRYYDELASSIFCGVLPGDGWSGRMEDSILQGCIPVIIQDGIFLPYENVLNYKSFAVRIREDEIPNLIRILKSINETEIEFMLGNVRKIWQRFVYRDSVLLEAQRQKTLFDKEDAWAVEYSKLEEDDVFATFIQVLHYKLHNDPWRRDLPRKNNTGLPNSCLKTA; translated from the exons ATGCTGGGTGGTCTTTGTCGGAGAATGATCTTTATTCAGTCATGGAAATGCTCTTGGTCTTCGGTAGCAGCAATTggttctttgattgtattactTTCACTAGTGCATATGTTCATGGGGCcgctttttccttcttcttttgattACATTGGTGCTCGGCAAGCACAAATTTCTTGTTCTGAAAACAATGCCACAATCCATGATGGAACTGAGAAATTCAATGCCAGTTCAGGGCCAGAGATTGACTTCAATGTACAGTTTCCAGCTGACTCTCATGGGGCAGTTGCCCACCGTGGTGCCCCATGGAAGGCTGGGGTTGGGAGGTGGTTTTCTGGTTGTGGTTCAGTTTCCGAGGAGATTGATATTGTAGAG ATTATCAATGGCAAAGGTTGCAAGGATAACTGTAATGGTCAAGGTGTATGTAACCGCGAGTTTGGGCAATGCAGGTGCTTTCATGGATATTCTG GCGAAGGATGCTCTGAGATTGTGCACTTTGACTGTAATTACCCAGCAATCCCTGATCTGCCTTATGGGCCATGGATAGTTTCAATCTGCCCTGCTTACTGTGATAAGACCCGAGCAATGTGTTTTTGTGGACAAGgaacaaaatatccaaatcgtCCTCTAGCAGAAGGATGTGGTTTTAAGACAAT GCTACCTACCGAACCTGGAGGTCCAATGGTTACGGACTGGGGTAAAATCGATGAGGATGTTTTCACAACCAATAGTAGTAAACCTGGTTGGTGTAATGTAGATCCAAAGGAGGCATATTCTTCAAAAACGAAATTTAAAGAGGAGTGTCATTGCAAGTATGACGGTCTTTGGGGCCAATTTTGTGAGATACCAACAATATCTAGTTGTGTCAGCCAGTGTTCTGAGAATGGACATTGCCGTGGTGGTTCCTGTGAG TGTGAAAGTGGTTGGTATGGAATAGATTGCAGCATCCCGTCAGCCATAGCACCCATGCAAGAATGGCCTGCATGGCTTCGACCATCAACAGTTGAGTTACCTGATAGAGTCCATTTGACTAGTAATTCTATGAGCGTTAAAGCTGTGGTGAAAAAGAAGAGGCCCCTTATTTATGTTTATGAGTTGCCACCAGAGTTCAACAGTCATCTTCTTGAG GGTCGGCATTTCAAATTTGAATGTGTAAACCGAATTTACAATGAAGTGAACAGAACATTGTGGACTGAACAGTTATATGGATCACAG ATGGCACTTTATGAGAGCATCCTAGCAAGTCCTCATCGTACAATGAATGGTGATGAAGCAGACTTTTTCTTTGTTCCTGCTCTTGACTCATGCTTGATAACGCGGGCATATGATGCACCGCACTTGAGCAAACGG GAGCATATGGGTATGCGGAGCCTTCTAACTTTGGATTATTATAAGAAGGCTTATGAACACATAATGTATCGTTATCCATACTGGAATGAATCCTCTGGAAGGGACCATATTTGG TTTTTTTCATGGGATGAAGGTGCTTGCTATGCTCCGAAAGAAATTTGGAATAGCATGATGCTGGTCCACTGGGGAAACACAAATTCAAAACATAATCACTCGACTACTGCCTACTGGGCCGATAACTGGGATAGTATTCCTCCTCATAAAAGAGGCAATCACTCATGCTTTGACCCGGAGAAGGATCTTGTTCTTCCAGCATGGAAGAGGCCTGAACCAGGTGCAGTGTGGTTGAAACTTTGGGCCAG GCCGAGGGAAGAGCGAACGACACTTTTCTATTTCAATGGAAACTTGGGGCCTGCTTATGAAAACGGTCGGCCAGAGGATAC GTACAGTATGGGTATTAGACAGAAATTAGCTGAGGAATTCGGTTCTACTCCAAATAATCAGGGAAAACTTGGGAGACAGCATACGAGTAATGTAACAGTAACTCCATTGCGCTCTTCTCGTTACTACGATGAACTGGCGAGCTCTATTTTTTGTGGTGTTCTGCCTGGGGACGGTTGGAGTGGACGTATGGAAGATAGCATTCTTCAAGGGTGTATCCCGGTGATCATTCAG GATGGAATCTTTCTGCCGTATGAGAATGTTCTTAACTACAAAAGCTTTGCAGTTCGAATCCGTGAAGATGAGATACCAAACTTGATTCGAATTCTCAAG AGTATAAATGAGACAGAAATAGAATTCATGCTGGGAAACGTTCGCAAGATTTGGCAGAGATTCGTTTATCGTGATTCTGTTTTACTTGAGGCTCAGAGACAGAAGACTTTGTTCGACAAAGAGGATGCTTGGGCAGTTGAATACTCAAAACTGGAAGAAGATGATGTATTTGCCACATTTATACAG GTATTACACTATAAATTGCACAATGATCCTTGGAGACGGGATCTTCCTCGAAAAAACAATACCGGGTTACCAAATTCTTGCTTGAAAACAGCTTAG
- the LOC120250657 gene encoding dehydration-responsive element-binding protein 2F yields the protein MENNRKAPLRPWKKGPARGKGGPQNASCEYRGVRQRTWGKWVAEIREPKKRTRLWLGSFATAEEAALAYDEAARRLYGPEAYLNLPHLRSTSTLNSSLILGKQSRFKWFTSKSLVSMIPSCGLLNINAQHNVHVIHQKLQEIKSNNTKLSPSSSSSSSSSSSTTCKSLVNEALNPPVIPMEKPQIDLREFLQQMGLVKEDNNTQFASMEAAEENSSPLRELQAMTENEGDLSAEISGIEHGTFDWETLVEMRALEDHQVVVEDDLHDELGMPISIWDL from the coding sequence ATGGAGAATAACCGGAAAGCTCCTCTGAGACCATGGAAGAAGGGCCCTGCCCGGGGAAAAGGTGGGCCGCAGAACGCCTCCTGTGAGTACCGTGGTGTCCGTCAACGGACTTGGGGGAAATGGGTGGCAGAGATTAGAGAACCAAAGAAGCGAACCCGACTCTGGCTTGGCTCCTTTGCCACCGCCGAAGAAGCAGCCCTCGCCTACGATGAGGCTGCCAGACGCCTCTACGGCCCTGAGGCCTACTTAAATCTCCCGCACCTCCGGTCCACCTCCACCCTCAACTCATCCCTCATCCTCGGCAAACAGAGCAGGTTCAAATGGTTCACTTCCAAGTCCCTTGTTTCCATGATCCCTTCTTGTGGTCTTCTCAACATCAACGCACAGCACAATGTTCATGTTATCCATCAAAAACTTCAAGAGATCAAGAGCAACAATACCAAGCTCTCTCCTTCGTCATCGTCTTCTTCATCGTCTTCTAGTTCTACCACTTGTAAGAGTTTGGTGAATGAGGCCTTGAATCCTCCAGTGATTCCCATGGAGAAGCCTCAGATTGATCTGAGGGAGTTTCTTCAGCAGATGGGCTTGGTGAAAGAGGACAACAATACACAGTTTGCTTCTATGGAGGCAGCCGAGGAAAATAGCTCACCTTTGCGAGAGCTTCAAGCGATGACGGAGAATGAGGGTGATCTGTCAGCTGAGATCTCAGGTATCGAACATGGTACCTTTGATTGGGAGACGTTAGTGGAGATGCGAGCTTTGGAGGATCATCAGGTGGTGGTTGAAGATGACCTGCATGATGAACTAGGCATGCCCATCTCCATCTGGGATCTCTAA